A section of the Malus sylvestris chromosome 17, drMalSylv7.2, whole genome shotgun sequence genome encodes:
- the LOC126611298 gene encoding ATPase 10, plasma membrane-type-like isoform X1: MAEDLEKPLLDPVNFNRDGIDLERLPLGEVFEQLRTSPQGLSTEDAEARLVIFGFNKLEEKTENKFLKFLGFMWNPLSWVMEAAAIMALVLANGGGEGPDWQDFVGIVILLIINSTISFIEENNAGNAASALMDRLAPKTRVLRDGRWTEQDAAILVPGDIISIKLGDIIPADARLLEGDALKVDQSALTGESLPVTKKTGDEVFSGSTCKHGEIEAVVIATGVNSFFGKAAHLVDSTEVVGHFQQVLTAIGNFCICSIAVGMILEIIVMFPIQHRSYRDGINNLLVLLIGGIPIAMPTVLSVTLAIGSHRLSQQGAITKRMTAIEEMAGMDVLCSDKTGTLTLNRLTVDRNLVEVFNKDLDKDAVIMFAARAARMENQDAIDAAIVNMLADPKEARGGITEVHFLPFNPVDKRTAITYIDSEGNWYRASKGAPEQILDLCPEKDEIAGRVHSIIDKFAERGLRSLGVAFQEVPEKTKDSPGGPWTFAGLLPLFDPPRHDSAETIRRALNLGVCVKMITGDQLAIAKETGRRLGMGTNMYPSSSLLGRHIEEHEALPVDELIEKADGFAGVFPEHKYEIVKILQEKKHVVGMTGDGVNDAPALKKADIGIAVADSTDAARSASDIVLTEPGLSVIVSAVLTSRAIFQRMKNYTIYAVSITIRIVLGFVLLALIWEYDFPPFMVLIIAILNDGTIMTISQDRVKPSPKPDSWKLKEIFATGIVIGTYLALVTVLFYWVVVDTDFFERTFNVRDLSSSSEEVSSAVYLQVSIISQALIFVTRSQGWSFLERPGTMLMCAFVVAQLVATLIAVYATISFAYISGIGWGWAGIIWLYSVIFYIPLDVIKFAIRYALTGDAWNLLFDRKTAFTSKKDYGKEDRAAKWILSQKSLQGLQDFEINRTGKRSSLIAEQARRRAEIARLGEIHTLRGHVESVLRLKNLDLSAIQSAHTV; this comes from the exons ATGGCTGAAGATCTGGAGAAACCATTGTTGGATCCGGTGAATTTCAATCGGGATGGTATCGATTTG GAACGCTTGCCATTGGGAGAAGTCTTCGAACAACTGAGGACATCACCACAAGGTCTTTCAACCGAAGATGCTGAAGCCAGATTGGTGATTTTTGGCTTTAACAAGCTTGAAGAGAAGACT GAGAACAAATTTTTGAAGTTCCTTGGTTTTATGTGGAACCCCTTGTCATGGGTTATGGAAGCTGCAGCTATAATGGCTCTTGTCCTCGCTAATGGCGGA GGTGAAGGTCCTGACTGGCAGGACTTTGTAGGGATTGTTATCCTGCTTATCATCAACTCAACGATTAGTTTCATAGAGGAGAATAATGCAGGAAATGCTGCATCAGCTCTAATGGATCGCTTAGCTCCGAAGACAAGG GTTCTCAGAGATGGGCGCTGGACAGAGCAAGATGCAGCTATTTTAGTACCAGGTGATATAATTAGCATTAAGCTCGGGGACATCATTCCGGCTGATGCTCGTCTGCTTGAAGGAGACGCGCTGAAAGTTGACCAG TCAGCTCTTACAGGAGAGTCACTACCTGTCACCAAGAAGACAGGTGATGAAGTATTTTCTGGTTCAACATGTAAACATGGAGAGATTGAAGCTGTTGTGATCGCAACTGGAGTTAACTCCTTTTTCGGAAAGGCAGCACATTTGGTGGACTCCACTGAAGTTGTTGGACATTTCCAGCAG GTCCTTACTGCCATTGGGAATTTCTGCATTTGCTCTATTGCTGTGGGAATGATTCTTGAAATCATTGTCATGTTCCCAATACAGCACCGCTCTTACAGGGATGGGATCAACAACCTTCTTGTTCTCTTAATTGGAGGAATTCCGATTGCCATGCCAACGGTGTTATCTGTTACACTTGCCATTGGTTCTCATCGACTTTCTCAACAG GGTGCCATTACAAAAAGGATGACAGCAATTGAAGAGATGGCAGGAATGGATGTCCTCTGCAGTGACAAAACCGGAACTCTCACCCTGAATCGCCTAACAGTTGATAGAAACCTAGTCGAG GTTTTCAACAAAGATCTAGACAAAGACGCGGTTATCATGTTTGCAGCCAGAGCAGCTAGAATGGAGAACCAGGACGCTATTGATGCAGCCATCGTCAATATGCTTGCTGATCCAAAGGAG GCACGAGGAGGCATTACAGAAGTGCATTTTCTGCCCTTCAATCCGGTGGACAAGCGTACTGCTATTACATACATTGATTCAGAAGGTAACTGGTATCGGGCCAGCAAAGGAGCTCCGGAACAG ATTCTAGATCTATGCCCGGAGAAAGACGAGATTGCTGGAAGGGTGCATTCAATTATTGACAAATTTGCTGAAAGGGGATTGCGGTCTCTTGGAGTTGCCTTTCAG GAAGTTCCAGAAAAAACTAAGGATAGCCCTGGAGGTCCATGGACATTTGCTGGGTTGTTGCCCTTGTTTGATCCTCCTAGGCATGACAGTGCTGAGACCATTCGTAGAGCGCTTAACCTTGGAGTCTGTGTAAAGATGATTACAG GTGATCAGTTGGCAATTGCAAAGGAGACAGGGCGGCGACTTGGTATGGGAACAAACATGTACCCCTCCTCTTCGTTATTAGGCCGCCACATAGAAGAACATGAAGCTCTTCCCGTGGATGAGTTGATTGAGAAGGCTGATGGCTTTGCTGGTGTCTTCCCTG AACACAAGTATGAAATCGTAAAGATTTTACAAGAAAAGAAGCATGTGGTTGGGATGACTGGAGATGGAGTTAACGATGCACCTGCTTTAAAGAAAGCAGACATTGGTATAGCAGTGGCAGATTCCACAGATGCTGCAAGAAGTGCTTCTGATATAGTCTTAACTGAGCCTGGATTGAGTGTGATTGTCAGTGCTGTCCTCACCAGTCGCGCTATATTCCAAAGAATGAAGAATTACACG ATATATGCTGTCTCCATAACCATTAGGATTGTG CTTGGTTTTGTGCTTCTTGCATTGATCTGGGAATATGACTTCCCACCTTTCATGGTTCTGATTATAGCCATACTGAATGACG GAACCATCATGACAATTTCACAGGATCGCGTAAAGCCCTCCCCGAAGCCTGATAGTTGGAAGCTGAAGGAGATATTTGCTACTGGCATTGTCATTGGCACATACCTTGCTTTAGTTACTGTATTGTTCTACTGGGTTGTTGTTGACACTGACTTCTTCGAG AGAACCTTCAATGTAAGAGATTTATCGAGCAGTAGTGAGGAAGTTTCATCTGCTGTATATCTGCAAGTCAGTATCATCAGCCAGGCTCTCATATTTGTGACAAGAAGCCAGGGGTGGTCATTCCTTGAGAGGCCCGGAACTATGTTGATGTGCGCTTTCGTGGTGGCTCAACTG GTGGCAACTTTGATTGCTGTATATGcaacaatcagctttgcatatATCAGCGGCATTGGATGGGGATGGGCCGGAATCATCTGGTTGTACAGTGTGATTTTCTACATTCCTTTGGACGTCATTAAATTTGCAATTCGCTATGCTTTGACCGGGGACGCTTGGAATCTGTTATTCGATAGAAAG ACAGCTTTTACTAGTAAGAAAGACTATGGCAAGGAAGATAGGGCAGCTAAGTGGATACTTTCTCAGAAAAGCTTACAAGGGTTACAAGACTTTGAGATCAACAGGACCGGCAAGCGTTCTTCTTTGATTGCAGAACAGGCGAGGCGACGCGCTGAAATTGCCAGGCTCGGGGAGATACACACTCTGAGAGGACATGTAGAATCTGTACTGAGGCTCAAGAATTTGGACCTGAGTGCCATTCAATCAGCCCACACAGTCTGA
- the LOC126611298 gene encoding ATPase 10, plasma membrane-type-like isoform X2: protein MAEDLEKPLLDPVNFNRDGIDLERLPLGEVFEQLRTSPQGLSTEDAEARLVIFGFNKLEEKTENKFLKFLGFMWNPLSWVMEAAAIMALVLANGGGEGPDWQDFVGIVILLIINSTISFIEENNAGNAASALMDRLAPKTRVLRDGRWTEQDAAILVPGDIISIKLGDIIPADARLLEGDALKVDQATLTGESLPVTKKTGDEVFSGSTCKHGEIEAVVIATGVNSFFGKAAHLVDSTEVVGHFQQVLTAIGNFCICSIAVGMILEIIVMFPIQHRSYRDGINNLLVLLIGGIPIAMPTVLSVTLAIGSHRLSQQGAITKRMTAIEEMAGMDVLCSDKTGTLTLNRLTVDRNLVEVFNKDLDKDAVIMFAARAARMENQDAIDAAIVNMLADPKEARGGITEVHFLPFNPVDKRTAITYIDSEGNWYRASKGAPEQILDLCPEKDEIAGRVHSIIDKFAERGLRSLGVAFQEVPEKTKDSPGGPWTFAGLLPLFDPPRHDSAETIRRALNLGVCVKMITGDQLAIAKETGRRLGMGTNMYPSSSLLGRHIEEHEALPVDELIEKADGFAGVFPEHKYEIVKILQEKKHVVGMTGDGVNDAPALKKADIGIAVADSTDAARSASDIVLTEPGLSVIVSAVLTSRAIFQRMKNYTIYAVSITIRIVLGFVLLALIWEYDFPPFMVLIIAILNDGTIMTISQDRVKPSPKPDSWKLKEIFATGIVIGTYLALVTVLFYWVVVDTDFFERTFNVRDLSSSSEEVSSAVYLQVSIISQALIFVTRSQGWSFLERPGTMLMCAFVVAQLVATLIAVYATISFAYISGIGWGWAGIIWLYSVIFYIPLDVIKFAIRYALTGDAWNLLFDRKTAFTSKKDYGKEDRAAKWILSQKSLQGLQDFEINRTGKRSSLIAEQARRRAEIARLGEIHTLRGHVESVLRLKNLDLSAIQSAHTV from the exons ATGGCTGAAGATCTGGAGAAACCATTGTTGGATCCGGTGAATTTCAATCGGGATGGTATCGATTTG GAACGCTTGCCATTGGGAGAAGTCTTCGAACAACTGAGGACATCACCACAAGGTCTTTCAACCGAAGATGCTGAAGCCAGATTGGTGATTTTTGGCTTTAACAAGCTTGAAGAGAAGACT GAGAACAAATTTTTGAAGTTCCTTGGTTTTATGTGGAACCCCTTGTCATGGGTTATGGAAGCTGCAGCTATAATGGCTCTTGTCCTCGCTAATGGCGGA GGTGAAGGTCCTGACTGGCAGGACTTTGTAGGGATTGTTATCCTGCTTATCATCAACTCAACGATTAGTTTCATAGAGGAGAATAATGCAGGAAATGCTGCATCAGCTCTAATGGATCGCTTAGCTCCGAAGACAAGG GTTCTCAGAGATGGGCGCTGGACAGAGCAAGATGCAGCTATTTTAGTACCAGGTGATATAATTAGCATTAAGCTCGGGGACATCATTCCGGCTGATGCTCGTCTGCTTGAAGGAGACGCGCTGAAAGTTGACCAGGcaa CTCTTACAGGAGAGTCACTACCTGTCACCAAGAAGACAGGTGATGAAGTATTTTCTGGTTCAACATGTAAACATGGAGAGATTGAAGCTGTTGTGATCGCAACTGGAGTTAACTCCTTTTTCGGAAAGGCAGCACATTTGGTGGACTCCACTGAAGTTGTTGGACATTTCCAGCAG GTCCTTACTGCCATTGGGAATTTCTGCATTTGCTCTATTGCTGTGGGAATGATTCTTGAAATCATTGTCATGTTCCCAATACAGCACCGCTCTTACAGGGATGGGATCAACAACCTTCTTGTTCTCTTAATTGGAGGAATTCCGATTGCCATGCCAACGGTGTTATCTGTTACACTTGCCATTGGTTCTCATCGACTTTCTCAACAG GGTGCCATTACAAAAAGGATGACAGCAATTGAAGAGATGGCAGGAATGGATGTCCTCTGCAGTGACAAAACCGGAACTCTCACCCTGAATCGCCTAACAGTTGATAGAAACCTAGTCGAG GTTTTCAACAAAGATCTAGACAAAGACGCGGTTATCATGTTTGCAGCCAGAGCAGCTAGAATGGAGAACCAGGACGCTATTGATGCAGCCATCGTCAATATGCTTGCTGATCCAAAGGAG GCACGAGGAGGCATTACAGAAGTGCATTTTCTGCCCTTCAATCCGGTGGACAAGCGTACTGCTATTACATACATTGATTCAGAAGGTAACTGGTATCGGGCCAGCAAAGGAGCTCCGGAACAG ATTCTAGATCTATGCCCGGAGAAAGACGAGATTGCTGGAAGGGTGCATTCAATTATTGACAAATTTGCTGAAAGGGGATTGCGGTCTCTTGGAGTTGCCTTTCAG GAAGTTCCAGAAAAAACTAAGGATAGCCCTGGAGGTCCATGGACATTTGCTGGGTTGTTGCCCTTGTTTGATCCTCCTAGGCATGACAGTGCTGAGACCATTCGTAGAGCGCTTAACCTTGGAGTCTGTGTAAAGATGATTACAG GTGATCAGTTGGCAATTGCAAAGGAGACAGGGCGGCGACTTGGTATGGGAACAAACATGTACCCCTCCTCTTCGTTATTAGGCCGCCACATAGAAGAACATGAAGCTCTTCCCGTGGATGAGTTGATTGAGAAGGCTGATGGCTTTGCTGGTGTCTTCCCTG AACACAAGTATGAAATCGTAAAGATTTTACAAGAAAAGAAGCATGTGGTTGGGATGACTGGAGATGGAGTTAACGATGCACCTGCTTTAAAGAAAGCAGACATTGGTATAGCAGTGGCAGATTCCACAGATGCTGCAAGAAGTGCTTCTGATATAGTCTTAACTGAGCCTGGATTGAGTGTGATTGTCAGTGCTGTCCTCACCAGTCGCGCTATATTCCAAAGAATGAAGAATTACACG ATATATGCTGTCTCCATAACCATTAGGATTGTG CTTGGTTTTGTGCTTCTTGCATTGATCTGGGAATATGACTTCCCACCTTTCATGGTTCTGATTATAGCCATACTGAATGACG GAACCATCATGACAATTTCACAGGATCGCGTAAAGCCCTCCCCGAAGCCTGATAGTTGGAAGCTGAAGGAGATATTTGCTACTGGCATTGTCATTGGCACATACCTTGCTTTAGTTACTGTATTGTTCTACTGGGTTGTTGTTGACACTGACTTCTTCGAG AGAACCTTCAATGTAAGAGATTTATCGAGCAGTAGTGAGGAAGTTTCATCTGCTGTATATCTGCAAGTCAGTATCATCAGCCAGGCTCTCATATTTGTGACAAGAAGCCAGGGGTGGTCATTCCTTGAGAGGCCCGGAACTATGTTGATGTGCGCTTTCGTGGTGGCTCAACTG GTGGCAACTTTGATTGCTGTATATGcaacaatcagctttgcatatATCAGCGGCATTGGATGGGGATGGGCCGGAATCATCTGGTTGTACAGTGTGATTTTCTACATTCCTTTGGACGTCATTAAATTTGCAATTCGCTATGCTTTGACCGGGGACGCTTGGAATCTGTTATTCGATAGAAAG ACAGCTTTTACTAGTAAGAAAGACTATGGCAAGGAAGATAGGGCAGCTAAGTGGATACTTTCTCAGAAAAGCTTACAAGGGTTACAAGACTTTGAGATCAACAGGACCGGCAAGCGTTCTTCTTTGATTGCAGAACAGGCGAGGCGACGCGCTGAAATTGCCAGGCTCGGGGAGATACACACTCTGAGAGGACATGTAGAATCTGTACTGAGGCTCAAGAATTTGGACCTGAGTGCCATTCAATCAGCCCACACAGTCTGA